Proteins found in one Balaenoptera musculus isolate JJ_BM4_2016_0621 chromosome 4, mBalMus1.pri.v3, whole genome shotgun sequence genomic segment:
- the ZDHHC23 gene encoding palmitoyltransferase ZDHHC23 isoform X1, with product MTKKGSMKPGKKNRAEEPELEPLCCCEYIDRNGEKNHVAACLCDCQDLDEGCDRWITCKSMQPETYERIMDTISDRLRIPWLRGARKVNISLLPPLFLLPVFLRVASWHFLLGVVVLTSLPVLALWYYYLTHRRKEQTLFFLSLGLFSLGYMYYVFLQEVVPRGRVGPTQLALLTCGLLLILLALCRAKKDPGYLRSPANGDRSLSGSHTEYLNRTGPEKPKGFPGADPAGGLNNRAPKDEPKGCPRTPAGSPATGKEDWCAKCRLVRPARAWHCRICGFCVRRMDHHCVWINSCVGESNHQAFMLALLIFLLTSVYGITLTLDTICTDRSVFTALFYCPGVYANYSSALCFTCVWYSVIIVGGMAYIFLIQLINISYNMTEREVQQALRQKTGRRLLCGLIVDTGQYNRGFLRNWHQFSTLGTRPFHHPAEDVV from the exons ATGACCAAGAAGGGCAGTATGAAGccagggaagaaaaacagagcgGAAGAACCTGAACTGGAGCCCCTGTGCTGCTGCGAGTACATAGATCGAAATGGGGAAAAGAACCACGTGGCTGCTTGTTTGTGTGATTGCCAAGATCTGGATGAAGGGTGTGATAG ATGGATCACGTGTAAGTCCATGCAGCCCGAGACCTACGAAAGGATCATGGATACAATCTCTGACCGCCTCCGGATTCCTTGGCTTAGGGGAGCCAGGAAAGTTAACATTAGCCTCCTTCCCCCACTCTTCCTGCTGCCTGTCTTCCTCCGAGTGGCTTCATGGCATTTCCTCCTGGGGGTGGTGGTTTTGACCTCCCTCCCTGTGCTGGCTCTGTGGTACTACTACCTCACtcacagaaggaaagaacagaCCCTGTTTTTCCTGAGCCTCGGACTGTTCTCTCTGGGCTACATGTACTACGTGTTCCTGCAGGAGGTGGTCCCCAGGGGGCGCGTAGGGCCCACTCAGCTGGCTCTGCTTACCTGCGGGTTACTTCTCATACTCTTAGCCTTGTGCCGAGCCAAGAAGGATCCAGGCTACCTCAGGAGCCCAGCAAACGGTGACAGATCTCTAAGCGGCAGCCACACGGAATACCTGAACAGGACAGGGCCGGAGAAGCCCAAAGGGTTCCCCGGCGCAGACCCAGCGGGCGGTCTCAACAACCGCGCGCCCAAGGATGAGCCTAAGGGCTGCCCCAGGACGCCGGCCGGAAGCCCCGCCACGGGGAAGGAGGACTGGTGCGCCAAGTGCCGGCTGGTGCGGCCGGCCCGGGCGTGGCACTGCCGGATCTGCGGCTTCTGCGTGAGGAGGATGGATCATCACTGCGTCTG GATAAATAGCTGTGTCGGAGAATCGAATCATCAAGCATTTATGCTTGCCCTTTTGATCTTCCTGCTCACCTCGGTGTACGGGATAACGCTGACCTTGGACACCATTTGTACAGATAGAAGTGTCTTCACAGCTCTCTTCTATTGCCCTGGAGTTTATGCAAATTACAG ctcagctctgtgctTCACCTGCGTGTGGTACTCTGTGATCATTGTGGGGGGCATGGCCTACATCTTCCTGATCCAGCTGATCAACATCAGCTACAACATGACGGAGAGGGAAGTGCAGCAGGCCCTTCGACAGAAGACGGGGCGCCGGCTGCTCTGCGGGCTCATTGTGGACACAGGCCAGTACAATCGGGGCTTCCTGCGGAACTGGCACCAGTTCTCCACCCTGGGCACGCGCCCCTTCCACCACCCTGCTGAGGACGTTGTATGA
- the ZDHHC23 gene encoding palmitoyltransferase ZDHHC23 isoform X2 — translation MTKKGSMKPGKKNRAEEPELEPLCCCEYIDRNGEKNHVAACLCDCQDLDEGCDRWITCKSMQPETYERIMDTISDRLRIPWLRGARKVNISLLPPLFLLPVFLRVASWHFLLGVVVLTSLPVLALWYYYLTHRRKEQTLFFLSLGLFSLGYMYYVFLQEVVPRGRVGPTQLALLTCGLLLILLALCRAKKDPGYLRSPANGDRSLSGSHTEYLNRTGPEKPKGFPGADPAGGLNNRAPKDEPKGCPRTPAGSPATGKEDWCAKCRLVRPARAWHCRICGFCVRRMDHHCVCCVGESNHQAFMLALLIFLLTSVYGITLTLDTICTDRSVFTALFYCPGVYANYSSALCFTCVWYSVIIVGGMAYIFLIQLINISYNMTEREVQQALRQKTGRRLLCGLIVDTGQYNRGFLRNWHQFSTLGTRPFHHPAEDVV, via the exons ATGACCAAGAAGGGCAGTATGAAGccagggaagaaaaacagagcgGAAGAACCTGAACTGGAGCCCCTGTGCTGCTGCGAGTACATAGATCGAAATGGGGAAAAGAACCACGTGGCTGCTTGTTTGTGTGATTGCCAAGATCTGGATGAAGGGTGTGATAG ATGGATCACGTGTAAGTCCATGCAGCCCGAGACCTACGAAAGGATCATGGATACAATCTCTGACCGCCTCCGGATTCCTTGGCTTAGGGGAGCCAGGAAAGTTAACATTAGCCTCCTTCCCCCACTCTTCCTGCTGCCTGTCTTCCTCCGAGTGGCTTCATGGCATTTCCTCCTGGGGGTGGTGGTTTTGACCTCCCTCCCTGTGCTGGCTCTGTGGTACTACTACCTCACtcacagaaggaaagaacagaCCCTGTTTTTCCTGAGCCTCGGACTGTTCTCTCTGGGCTACATGTACTACGTGTTCCTGCAGGAGGTGGTCCCCAGGGGGCGCGTAGGGCCCACTCAGCTGGCTCTGCTTACCTGCGGGTTACTTCTCATACTCTTAGCCTTGTGCCGAGCCAAGAAGGATCCAGGCTACCTCAGGAGCCCAGCAAACGGTGACAGATCTCTAAGCGGCAGCCACACGGAATACCTGAACAGGACAGGGCCGGAGAAGCCCAAAGGGTTCCCCGGCGCAGACCCAGCGGGCGGTCTCAACAACCGCGCGCCCAAGGATGAGCCTAAGGGCTGCCCCAGGACGCCGGCCGGAAGCCCCGCCACGGGGAAGGAGGACTGGTGCGCCAAGTGCCGGCTGGTGCGGCCGGCCCGGGCGTGGCACTGCCGGATCTGCGGCTTCTGCGTGAGGAGGATGGATCATCACTGCGTCTG CTGTGTCGGAGAATCGAATCATCAAGCATTTATGCTTGCCCTTTTGATCTTCCTGCTCACCTCGGTGTACGGGATAACGCTGACCTTGGACACCATTTGTACAGATAGAAGTGTCTTCACAGCTCTCTTCTATTGCCCTGGAGTTTATGCAAATTACAG ctcagctctgtgctTCACCTGCGTGTGGTACTCTGTGATCATTGTGGGGGGCATGGCCTACATCTTCCTGATCCAGCTGATCAACATCAGCTACAACATGACGGAGAGGGAAGTGCAGCAGGCCCTTCGACAGAAGACGGGGCGCCGGCTGCTCTGCGGGCTCATTGTGGACACAGGCCAGTACAATCGGGGCTTCCTGCGGAACTGGCACCAGTTCTCCACCCTGGGCACGCGCCCCTTCCACCACCCTGCTGAGGACGTTGTATGA